In Candidatus Omnitrophota bacterium, a single window of DNA contains:
- a CDS encoding PilN domain-containing protein: protein MKRINLIPEESRKVDVVQILVREVLSSKIFYVAVAMVTVFVLIAIWQDGEIRKYNKKMLLLQEEYGLRQQEIAKQQEKSEFLDKKIEQLDKLKKLVSDRKQILEWYLYSDIRWSGILAEISRVVPEGLTLNNLSLKPDGFIFKGTAQGNEIISKFMQTLDNSPYFEGTRFIYTEKESTGEELVAFQVETVYSRRENRVPPEEKKEDGQ, encoded by the coding sequence ATGAAAAGAATAAACCTTATTCCCGAAGAATCCAGAAAAGTGGATGTAGTACAGATCCTGGTCCGGGAGGTTCTTTCAAGCAAGATCTTTTATGTGGCGGTAGCCATGGTGACGGTTTTTGTGCTCATAGCGATATGGCAGGACGGTGAGATAAGGAAATACAACAAAAAAATGCTTTTGCTCCAGGAGGAATACGGGCTCCGGCAACAGGAGATCGCCAAACAACAGGAAAAGAGCGAGTTCCTGGATAAAAAAATAGAACAACTGGATAAGCTGAAAAAACTTGTTTCTGACAGGAAGCAAATACTCGAATGGTACCTGTATTCGGACATAAGATGGTCCGGCATACTGGCGGAGATATCAAGGGTGGTGCCCGAGGGCCTTACGTTGAACAACCTGTCGCTTAAGCCGGACGGGTTCATCTTCAAGGGAACGGCTCAGGGCAACGAGATCATATCAAAGTTCATGCAGACGCTTGATAATTCACCTTACTTTGAAGGTACGCGCTTTATTTATACAGAGAAAGAATCGACAGGAGAAGAGCTTGTAGCGTTCCAAGTGGAAACTGTCTATTCGCGAAGAGAGAACCGGGTGCCGCCCGAAGAAAAGAAGGAAGATGGCCAATAA
- the pilO gene encoding type 4a pilus biogenesis protein PilO, which produces MANNLNIDVKQIMDLYKKAKALPKQQKMLLTALGVVCISLLYMNAVYKPKTAILKYYKGEVGKYLSMDETVRVDTMATDEKESKVSRLQRVIDDLDKKIGEMEKGLPTQGKIPQVLGEFVSLAETNKIDITSIKPEYPDEPINVYKSMIVMLKMTAEYGNILNFVSDLEGSISFVGIDNILIREKTGEEKNLIESEIKITALLKNTPEAMGREESLDDIEVLSTPETMKDPFAKEFKKSETKEKPVKEDLTVSGITLAGSRSTAIINGKIYKLDDKIGERTVSRIERNYIVLKDGETDYVLTLYDPATTIKGDQNDK; this is translated from the coding sequence ATGGCCAATAACCTGAACATAGACGTCAAGCAGATCATGGACCTTTATAAGAAAGCCAAGGCCCTGCCTAAACAACAGAAAATGCTGCTTACGGCGCTTGGTGTTGTTTGCATATCACTTCTATATATGAACGCGGTATATAAACCGAAAACCGCGATATTAAAATATTACAAAGGCGAAGTCGGGAAATACCTGTCGATGGACGAGACTGTCCGCGTTGATACCATGGCAACGGATGAAAAGGAAAGCAAGGTATCCAGGCTTCAAAGGGTCATTGACGATCTCGACAAAAAAATAGGGGAGATGGAAAAGGGCCTGCCGACACAGGGGAAAATACCGCAGGTGCTGGGGGAGTTCGTAAGCCTCGCGGAAACAAATAAGATAGACATCACATCGATAAAACCCGAATATCCGGACGAGCCCATCAATGTATACAAAAGTATGATCGTAATGCTCAAAATGACGGCGGAATACGGGAATATCCTTAACTTCGTAAGTGATCTTGAAGGATCCATAAGCTTTGTAGGGATAGACAATATACTCATCAGAGAAAAAACGGGAGAGGAAAAGAACCTCATTGAAAGCGAAATAAAGATAACGGCCCTTCTCAAGAACACGCCGGAAGCCATGGGTAGGGAAGAATCCCTGGATGATATCGAGGTCTTATCGACGCCGGAAACTATGAAAGATCCTTTCGCAAAAGAGTTCAAGAAGTCAGAAACGAAAGAGAAGCCTGTAAAAGAGGATCTTACGGTGTCAGGTATAACTTTGGCTGGCTCGCGGTCCACGGCCATAATAAATGGGAAGATATATAAGTTAGATGATAAGATAGGCGAAAGGACAGTAAGCAGGATAGAGAGAAATTATATTGTCCTTAAAGATGGAGAAACGGATTATGTACTGACCTTATATGATCCGGCAACAACAATAAAAGGAGACCAAAATGACAAATAA
- a CDS encoding secretin and TonB N-terminal domain-containing protein: MTNKVYRGKMVAVGISLLLVLAEPLSLSAQDVLPADVMIPANIEMGNKALTEKQALKDIVVSIEYDDVDIGSIIKALSYTYNINFIETTKLSGKVSVSLQNVSLEEALKAILGTQGYTYSKEGDIYYIVEGGGIKDLGLQTELLLLHYLRASTALNFIEALSSTKGTMSISESTNGILITDFPDIIERAKDLIDKVDIPPVQVIIEAKLLDINKSDLESIGTAFTFDYSPIGIGKGIFNRKVSTEETFAGEFDNTATSDLPTGQFKITDLSIKGFEGTLQVNALLENKDTDVLASPSIATLNGLEAKILIGERYPYKETTQTTTGTTETTNFVDIGTVLAVTPYVSPGGYITMEVHPEVSTFLSALDDGSPRITTREATATIRVKDGQTIMLAGLMNRNDTKTVDKIPILGDIPLLGKLFSSKSTSFDQRELVIFLTPHIIPFEPAGREANYMGRKETFINLEGPGERALISATQKEADDLADGKGMMARDMGKTTRLGSAADRYAQIAQDFPDSQEAPYALKRAAEIYCFELKDYNSGLDMAVKLFEKYPTSPYVADAIAVIDECDKAIKEMELEQDVFAE, encoded by the coding sequence ATGACAAATAAGGTCTATCGCGGCAAAATGGTGGCGGTGGGGATATCGCTGTTGCTTGTTCTAGCGGAACCATTGTCCCTGTCGGCGCAAGATGTGCTCCCGGCGGATGTGATGATCCCGGCCAATATAGAGATGGGGAACAAGGCGCTGACGGAAAAACAGGCATTGAAAGATATCGTTGTAAGCATAGAATATGATGACGTGGATATCGGATCGATCATAAAAGCGCTGTCCTATACGTACAATATCAATTTTATCGAGACGACAAAACTTTCCGGTAAAGTATCGGTGTCGTTGCAGAATGTTTCCCTTGAGGAGGCCCTTAAGGCCATACTCGGGACACAGGGGTATACATATTCCAAGGAAGGTGATATTTATTATATCGTGGAAGGCGGCGGCATAAAAGACCTTGGCTTGCAGACCGAACTTCTCCTGCTCCACTATTTAAGGGCCAGTACCGCTTTGAACTTCATTGAGGCCCTGTCCTCCACAAAGGGGACTATGTCGATCTCGGAATCCACGAACGGAATACTTATTACGGATTTCCCGGACATAATTGAAAGGGCCAAGGACCTTATCGATAAAGTGGACATCCCGCCGGTACAGGTGATCATCGAGGCAAAACTACTGGACATAAACAAATCGGACCTTGAAAGCATAGGGACCGCGTTCACTTTCGATTATTCGCCTATAGGTATCGGCAAGGGTATATTCAACCGAAAGGTCTCCACGGAAGAAACGTTCGCGGGCGAATTCGATAATACCGCGACCAGCGACCTGCCGACAGGTCAGTTCAAGATAACCGATCTCAGCATAAAAGGGTTCGAGGGGACCCTCCAGGTGAACGCTCTTCTTGAGAACAAGGACACGGATGTACTGGCGTCGCCGTCCATAGCCACACTGAACGGCCTGGAGGCGAAAATACTTATAGGGGAAAGATACCCGTATAAAGAAACGACCCAGACAACTACCGGCACGACAGAGACCACGAATTTCGTGGACATAGGGACTGTCCTCGCGGTAACGCCTTATGTGTCCCCCGGTGGATATATAACCATGGAAGTGCATCCGGAAGTCTCGACCTTCCTTTCAGCGTTGGATGACGGGAGCCCCAGGATCACAACAAGGGAGGCCACGGCGACCATACGCGTAAAGGACGGCCAGACAATAATGCTGGCTGGGCTTATGAACAGGAACGACACCAAGACGGTCGACAAGATACCTATACTGGGGGATATCCCGCTCCTCGGGAAACTGTTCTCGTCGAAAAGTACCTCTTTCGACCAGAGGGAGCTTGTTATCTTCCTGACCCCGCATATAATACCGTTCGAGCCTGCCGGGCGTGAAGCTAATTACATGGGGAGAAAAGAGACGTTCATAAATCTCGAGGGACCGGGAGAAAGAGCGCTTATATCCGCGACACAGAAAGAAGCGGATGATCTGGCTGACGGTAAAGGCATGATGGCCAGGGACATGGGGAAAACCACCAGGCTGGGCAGCGCGGCGGACAGGTACGCGCAGATAGCCCAGGATTTCCCGGATTCACAGGAGGCGCCGTACGCGTTGAAGAGGGCGGCGGAAATATACTGTTTCGAGCTTAAGGATTATAATTCCGGCCTTGATATGGCGGTCAAACTTTTCGAGAAGTATCCCACCAGTCCATATGTGGCCGATGCAATAGCTGTTATTGATGAATGCGATAAGGCAATAAAAGAGATGGAACTTGAACAGGATGTTTTTGCCGAATAG